One stretch of Schizosaccharomyces pombe strain 972h- genome assembly, chromosome: III DNA includes these proteins:
- the wtf23 gene encoding wtf meiotic drive antidote Wtf23 — protein MKNKYYPLRSSMDELSAKNDNEIDLEKGPLPEYNSEDGSTLPPYSENINLKDPKQMGANNPNLFNTDESTTPPDYGEDSLSITHRENHSSGTADNSSTSPLKKAFLSFISIFVLNVPAVCYLTYKDALFKDYGKDEWVYFGVWCAICLMIFISLWYFYETWIKAVKVTVIFLAQCIKVTVVFLAQCVKVISIGLFNIRREMMIIIWLLWLIICCILFGCVKSGDLNLNKALIYSTCTISAVLLLIVSSVCIPFWTFERTLAKLAKVFLLQSGIVLVLNGTMFLRGKHFEWTGCEIEASVLFIMGNVLFLCEMECPGALIRTRNSIRNGIAFILGGIGNAMMGLANAFRGGNDNNNNIPLGEMDVEGEV, from the exons atgaagaataaatattaCCCCTTGAGGTCGTCTATGGATGAATTGAGTGCAAAAAAcgataatgaaattgatttggaaaaaggtCCTCTCCCAGAATACAATTCAGAAGATGGGAGCACATTGCCTCCATATTCAG aaaatataaatttaaaggatCCCAAACAAATGGGAGCTAACAACCCTAACTTATTTAATACGGACGAGTCTACGACTCCTCCGGATTATGGTGAAGACAGTCTTTCTATTACACATAGAGAAAACCATTCTTCCGGGACGGCAGATAATTCTTCTACCTCTCCGttgaaaaaagcatttttatcattcaTTTCAATCTTTGTGCTAAACGTACCCGCAGTTTGTTATCTAACGTATAAGGACGCTCTCTTTAAAGATTATGGCAAAGATGAATGGGTATATTTTGGAGTGTGGTGTGCTATTTGCctaatgatttttatttctttatgGT ACTTCTATGAAACTTGGATCAAGGCAGTCAAAGTAACTGTAATTTTCTTGGCACAATGTATAAAGGTGACTGTAGTTTTCTTGGCACAATGTGTAAAGGTGATCTCTATTGGCCTTTTCAACATAAGAAGAGAAATGATGATTATAATTTGGTTACTCTGGTTAATCATTTGTTGTATACTCTTTGGTTGCGTCAAATCTGGCGATCTGAACTTAAATAAGGCTCTCATCTATTCCACATGCACTATTTCGGctgttttacttttaattgTATCATCTG TTTGTATTCCATTTTGGACATTCGAGCGTACGTTAGCTAAGTTGGCAAAAGTGTTTTTGTTACAAAGTGGTATCGTGTTGGTACTAAACGGTACGATGTTTTTACGTGGTAAACATTTTGAATGGACAGGTTGTGAAATTGAAGCCTCTGTGCTATTTATTATGGGCaatgttctttttctttgcgAAATGG AATGTCCAGGTGCACTCATAAGAACACGAAACTCTATCAGGAATGGTATAGCTTTTATTTTAG GAGGGATAGGAAATGCGATGATGGGGCTAGCAAATGCGTTTAGAGGTGGCAAcgataataataataacattCCCTTGGGGGAAATGGATGTCGAAGGCGAAGTTTAA
- the mug163 gene encoding protein mug163, translating to MPFMNFRNFNFMPLLRPLNPVYKGAEHLCRKNIHNQVYNVETGKTIQILQDLVPLVLYRALPDAILDHHVELVIFPNSLNFPRIEGLTIYKFIFKTARLLLSSTYGSSAKRPIDIIHQLHSSMENKNVRYSMKCNWIASPNDEYTWVFHFDIDKKGIIYRHIIDNLERNRSRQCEKISALKPDPIE from the coding sequence ATGCCTTTTATGAATTTCAGaaacttcaatttcatGCCTTTGTTACGTCCTTTAAATCCTGTTTATAAGGGAGCCGAACATTTGTgtcgaaaaaatattcataatCAGGTGTATAACGTAGAAACCGGTAAAACGATTCAAATACTTCAAGATCTAGTTCCCCTTGTTCTATACAGAGCACTTCCTGATGCTATTCTAGATCATCATGTTGAATTAGTCATATTTCCCAACTCTTTGAATTTCCCCCGAATTGAAGGGTTGACGATTTacaagtttatttttaagacAGCAAGGCTCTTACTGTCTTCGACGTATGGTTCCTCTGCAAAGAGGCCAATTGACATAATTCATCAATTGCATTCATCCatggaaaacaaaaatgttAGATATAGCATGAAGTGTAATTGGATCGCTTCACCAAACGACGAGTATACTTGGGTTTTTCACTTTGACATTGACAAAAAGGGTATCATCTATAGACATATCATTGACAATTTGGAGCGCAATCGCTCTAGACAGTGTGAAAAAATCTCTGCCTTAAAACCTGACCCAATTGAATGA
- the sec65 gene encoding putative signal recognition particle subunit Sec65: MPSIILYPIYFDKSRPRRFRCVPKDKAILNPLAKNIADVVRDLGYKCKLEPLKTHPADWVNPGRVEMVLPEKIQKKYVINEIAKVLLLRPTVKTDPLSLPIQNVPARLPENPPAYPKGVLGNTILPLHSPALSGGGISENMFQEMMQEMQKQPGLAGGMNPMAALAGMGGPAPPMPTPQASSSQRKQKSIEPEYDLDLE; the protein is encoded by the exons ATGCCATCTATCATATTATATCCCATTTACTTTGACAAGAGCCGTCCACGTAGGTTTCGTTGTGTACCAAAAgacaaagcaattttaaatCCGTTAGCTAAAAATATTGCCGATGTTGTTCGCGATTTGGGATATAAATGTAAATTGGAACCATTGAAGACACATCCTGCAGATTGGGTCAATCCAGGTCGAGTCGAAATGGTATTACCTGAAAAAATACAAA AAAAGTATGTCATAAACGAAATCGCCAAAGTACTACTTCTTCGCCCAACTGTTAAGACAGATCCTTTATCGTTACCTATTCAAAATGTTCCCGCACGTCTTCCTGAAAATCCTCCTGCATATCCTAAGGGGGTTTTAGGAAATACGATTTTACCTCTTCATTCACCTGCTTTATCTGGCGGTGGTATCTCTGAAAATATGTTCCAGGAAATGATGCAGGAAATGCAAAAGCAACCTGGATTAGCTGGAGGTATGAATCCAATGGCTGCACTTGCTGGTATGGGAGGCCCTGCTCCTCCTATGCCAACTCCCCAAGCATCTTCAAGCCAGCGAAAACAAAAGTCAATTGAACCAGAATATGATTTGGATTTGGAGTAA
- the fzr3 gene encoding meiotic fizzy-related APC coactivator Fzr3, with protein sequence MIIKKKESFKSPGRLWRVTKIRKLTAAKKNELQNRKCNQASNEEKKILYKSNFLDRFIPSKANSDAFRIMENAFTEKLNTQESLLPDILNLNVKGVLHYKDNKKQKTTRLIESTNYQRQTIHGASSSLVIEVEENGHLSNMQGSLYETPLRILDAPGLLDDFYISPLAWSTNGELAVALAQNVYLWSEISGPSIMELSPTTYEVSSLAYSSDGGFLAIARVNGFVEIWNRKTKNNRCDYKFHHDGDISCMAWSPINWTLLVGGSTGNIYVYRRTKSMMRRVHTIKKVHQEQVCGLEWNYDGTQFASGGNDNLVCIFDIDSLENKKFYWIHLAAVKALAFCPWQKSLLAVGTGSNDQQIYFYDTFRGHRIHSLFCGAQVTSVIWSRRYKEFCYSLGYSPEGTNSSLIVYRWPQLTKVFDIPSAAIDGWGQDLRTIMAIHTHRKYSNNTWEEGEYVVVANSDETVKFYKIWGNEMQEIHNDRVLYREGIFGSHILEMLENIPEQVLTNGVR encoded by the coding sequence atgataattaaaaagaaagaatcaTTTAAATCTCCTGGAAGACTATGGAGGGTCacaaaaataagaaaactCACTGccgcaaaaaaaaatgaattacaaaatagaaaatgtaaTCAGGCTTCGaacgaagaaaaaaaaattttatacaaaAGTAACTTTTTAGACCGTTTCATTCcttcaaaagcaaattcgGATGCTTTCCGAATTATGGAGAACGCGTTTACCGAAAAGCTCAACACCCAGGAGAGTCTGCTACCCGATATATTAAACTTGAATGTCAAAGGAGTATTGCATTATAAAGAcaacaaaaagcaaaaaacgACTCGTTTAATAGAGAGTACAAACTACCAAAGACAAACGATACACGGTGCTTCTAGTTCATTGGTAATAGAAGTAGAAGAAAATGGACATTTATCAAATATGCAAGGAAGTTTATATGAAACACCTTTACGAATCCTAGACGCTCCTGGTTTACTGGATgacttttatatttctcCTTTGGCATGGTCAACTAATGGAGAATTAGCAGTCGCCCTAGCGCAAAATGTGTATTTGTGGAGTGAAATCTCTGGACCTTCCATAATGGAATTGAGTCCTACGACATACGAGGTAAGCAGTTTGGCTTACTCATCAGACGGGGGTTTTCTAGCAATTGCTAGAGTGAACGGCTTTGTGGAAATTTGGAATCgaaagacaaaaaataacagGTGCGATTATAAATTTCATCATGATGGAGACATTAGCTGCATGGCTTGGAGCCCAATCAATTGGACTCTCTTAGTAGGAGGCAGTACAGGGAACATATACGTTTACCGTCGAACAAAAAGCATGATGCGTAGAGTTCACACTATCAAAAAAGTCCATCAAGAACAAGTTTGCGGATTGGAATGGAACTACGATGGGACTCAGTTTGCAAGTGGTGGAAACGATAACCTGGTATGCATTTTTGACATCGATTCGCTAGAGaacaaaaagttttacTGGATTCACTTGGCTGCTGTCAAGGCTCTGGCCTTTTGTCCTTGGCAAAAATCATTGCTGGCAGTTGGTACAGGTTCTAATGATCagcaaatttatttttacgaCACGTTTCGAGGGCACCGAATCCACAGCTTGTTCTGTGGTGCACAAGTTACCTCCGTCATTTGGTCAAGAAGATATAAAGAGTTTTGCTATAGTTTGGGCTATTCTCCAGAAGGGACTAACTCTAGTTTAATTGTCTATCGATGGCCTCAACTGACAAAAGTTTTCGATATTCCATCTGCAGCAATTGATGGTTGGGGACAGGATTTGAGAACGATCATGGCGATACACACGCATCGCAAGTACTCTAACAATACTTGGGAAGAGGGTGAATACGTTGTGGTTGCTAACAGCGATGAAAcagtaaaattttataagaTTTGGGGAAACGAAATGCAAGAGATTCATAATGATAGAGTTTTGTACCGAGAAGGAATATTCGGTAGTCATATCTTAGAAATGCTGGAAAACATTCCTGAGCAAGTGTTAACTAATGGTGTTCgttaa
- the wtf23 gene encoding wtf meiotic drive poison Wtf23: MGANNPNLFNTDESTTPPDYGEDSLSITHRENHSSGTADNSSTSPLKKAFLSFISIFVLNVPAVCYLTYKDALFKDYGKDEWVYFGVWCAICLMIFISLWYFYETWIKAVKVTVIFLAQCIKVTVVFLAQCVKVISIGLFNIRREMMIIIWLLWLIICCILFGCVKSGDLNLNKALIYSTCTISAVLLLIVSSVCIPFWTFERTLAKLAKVFLLQSGIVLVLNGTMFLRGKHFEWTGCEIEASVLFIMGNVLFLCEMECPGALIRTRNSIRNGIAFILGGIGNAMMGLANAFRGGNDNNNNIPLGEMDVEGEV, encoded by the exons ATGGGAGCTAACAACCCTAACTTATTTAATACGGACGAGTCTACGACTCCTCCGGATTATGGTGAAGACAGTCTTTCTATTACACATAGAGAAAACCATTCTTCCGGGACGGCAGATAATTCTTCTACCTCTCCGttgaaaaaagcatttttatcattcaTTTCAATCTTTGTGCTAAACGTACCCGCAGTTTGTTATCTAACGTATAAGGACGCTCTCTTTAAAGATTATGGCAAAGATGAATGGGTATATTTTGGAGTGTGGTGTGCTATTTGCctaatgatttttatttctttatgGT ACTTCTATGAAACTTGGATCAAGGCAGTCAAAGTAACTGTAATTTTCTTGGCACAATGTATAAAGGTGACTGTAGTTTTCTTGGCACAATGTGTAAAGGTGATCTCTATTGGCCTTTTCAACATAAGAAGAGAAATGATGATTATAATTTGGTTACTCTGGTTAATCATTTGTTGTATACTCTTTGGTTGCGTCAAATCTGGCGATCTGAACTTAAATAAGGCTCTCATCTATTCCACATGCACTATTTCGGctgttttacttttaattgTATCATCTG TTTGTATTCCATTTTGGACATTCGAGCGTACGTTAGCTAAGTTGGCAAAAGTGTTTTTGTTACAAAGTGGTATCGTGTTGGTACTAAACGGTACGATGTTTTTACGTGGTAAACATTTTGAATGGACAGGTTGTGAAATTGAAGCCTCTGTGCTATTTATTATGGGCaatgttctttttctttgcgAAATGG AATGTCCAGGTGCACTCATAAGAACACGAAACTCTATCAGGAATGGTATAGCTTTTATTTTAG GAGGGATAGGAAATGCGATGATGGGGCTAGCAAATGCGTTTAGAGGTGGCAAcgataataataataacattCCCTTGGGGGAAATGGATGTCGAAGGCGAAGTTTAA
- the bet4 gene encoding Rab geranylgeranyltransferase alpha subunit — translation MHGILRVKLSEEQRKLKAEKERAKIEEYRGLVSRFQEARKRKDYSEGNLKLTTELLDWNPETYSVWNYRREILLNDVFPKISLNEKQDLLDNELKYVLSKMKVFPKVYWIFNHRRWCLENAPYPNWNYEMMITEKLLSADARNFHGWHYRRYVVSQIERAGNCSLAKKEMEYTTSAIATNFSNFSALHNRTKLIETILNLEADPNSQKALAKQILEQELDMIHQAVFTDPDDSSVWIYHRWLMGHCNPNSMTPLISMITIEERIQYLQKEIELIQELHEMEPENRWCCESLVNYEALCKTLEKQKPTEADIKRWTLLVDKMIKVDPQRRGRYRTLQEKINNLNK, via the exons ATG CATGGAATCTTGAGGGTCAAACTATCGGAAGAGCAAAGGAAGCTCAAAGccgaaaaagaaagggcaaaaattgaagaatacAGAGGATTGGTTTCACGTTTCCAGGAAGCA agaaaaagaaaagactACTCAGAAGGAAACTTAAAGTTAACTACGGAACTTTTGGATTGGAATCCGGAAACTTACAGTGTTTGGAATTATAGACGAGAAATACTGTTGAATGATGTTTTTCCCAAAAT ctctctaaatgaaaaacaagATCTTTTGGACAACGAACTTAAGTATGTTTTGTCAAAGATGAAAGTTTTCCCGAAAGTTTACTGGATTTTCAACCATCGACGATGGTGCTTAGAAAATGCTCCTTATCCAAATTGGAATTACGAGATGATGATTACTGAAAAATTACTGAGTGCTGATGCTCGCAATT TTCATGGATGGCACTATCGTCGATATGTTGTATCTCAAATTGAAAGGGCGGGAAATTGTAGCTTGGcgaaaaaagaaatggagTACACAACTAGTGCGATTGCTACCAATTTTAGTAATTTTTCTGCTTTGCATAATCGCACTAAATTGATAGAGACCATTTTAAATTTAGAAGCTGATCCCAATTCTCAAAAAGCTTTGGCCAAACAGATACTAGAGCAAG AGCTCGATATGATCCATCAAGCGGTGTTTACTGATCCTGATGACTCCAGTGTGTGGATATACCATCGTTGGCTAATGGGCCATTGCAATCCGAATAGCATGACTCCTTTAATCTCTATGATCACTATCGAAGAGCGTATTCAGTATTTACAAAAGGAGATAGAACTTATTCAAGAGTTGCATGAAATGGAGCCAGAAAATAGAT GGTGTTGTGAGTCATTGGTAAATTATGAAGCCTTATGCAAAACACTAGAGAAGCAAAAGCCTACAGAAGCCGACATCAAGAGGTGGACATTGCTGGTTgataaaatgattaaagTGGATCCTCAACGTCGAGGTCGCTACCGAACATTACAAGAAAAGATAAACAACTTGAACAAATAG
- the lsm2 gene encoding U6 snRNP-associated core protein encodes MLFYSFFKTLIDTEVTVELKNDMSIRGILKSVDQFLNVKLENISVVDASKYPHMAAVKDLFIRGSVVRYVHMSSAYVDTILLADACRRDLANNKRQ; translated from the exons ATGTTGTtttactcattttttaagacaTTAATAGACACGGAAGTTACCGTGGAATTGAAG AATGATATGAGTATCCGAggaattttgaaatctgTTGACCAGTTTTTAAACGTTaagcttgaaaatatttctgTGGTCGATGCGTCGAAATATCCTCATATG gCTGCTGTTaaagatttgtttattcGTGGTAGCGTTGTTCGTTACGTCCATATGTCAAGTGCATATGTTGATACTATTTTATTAGCTGATGCTTGTCGTAGAG ACTTGGCTAATAATAAGCGTCAATAA